The Pirellulales bacterium genome has a segment encoding these proteins:
- a CDS encoding tyrosine-type recombinase/integrase has protein sequence MKAWLFQDHRQKQKLGDKAPWSVGWIDPDGKRRSKRVGSHSMAEKFCRKVEGQLAAGTYQSTSRKTWAEFRAEYEAKILPRQARKTQEVTVSALRHFERIVAPGKMSSIKTEAIDGYVATRQTEKGKKPKSTVSPATVNRELRHLKSAFHIAHDWGYLVTLPKIRKMREESRIGAIMTVEHFKTIYEACDAVAALPEGIATPAGAWWQALLVFGLTTGWRIDEILSLRRDDVDLKTGAILTRAVSNKGRRDELDYLTPEALDHVRGVVGFEPLLFWWPHDRGALWDEFQRIQNAAGIALVCPDAARHQCTASCSFYGFHALRRGYATMNVERMSAPELQRKMRHKSFSTTLRYIGLADKMKKATDRVYVPDFLKTGAS, from the coding sequence ATGAAAGCGTGGCTGTTTCAGGATCATCGGCAGAAACAGAAGCTCGGCGATAAGGCGCCCTGGTCGGTTGGGTGGATTGACCCAGACGGCAAACGCCGGTCAAAGCGTGTCGGATCGCACAGCATGGCCGAAAAGTTTTGTCGCAAGGTAGAGGGGCAACTCGCGGCTGGCACCTATCAAAGCACGAGCCGCAAGACGTGGGCTGAGTTCCGGGCAGAGTACGAAGCCAAGATTCTGCCGCGGCAGGCCAGGAAGACTCAGGAGGTGACCGTATCTGCTTTGCGTCATTTCGAACGTATCGTGGCGCCGGGCAAGATGTCTTCGATTAAGACGGAAGCGATCGACGGCTATGTCGCCACGCGGCAAACCGAGAAGGGTAAAAAGCCCAAGTCGACCGTCTCGCCGGCCACGGTTAATCGCGAATTGCGACACCTGAAGTCTGCGTTTCACATTGCTCACGACTGGGGTTATTTGGTGACGCTGCCAAAGATCCGGAAGATGCGAGAGGAGTCCCGGATTGGCGCCATTATGACTGTGGAGCACTTCAAAACGATCTACGAAGCCTGCGATGCCGTGGCAGCGTTGCCCGAGGGTATCGCAACCCCCGCAGGTGCGTGGTGGCAAGCACTGCTCGTCTTCGGCCTGACAACTGGGTGGCGAATCGACGAGATACTGTCACTCCGTCGGGACGACGTCGACCTCAAGACGGGCGCGATCCTGACGCGCGCGGTCTCAAATAAGGGGCGGCGCGATGAACTAGACTATCTCACGCCAGAAGCCTTGGACCATGTTCGAGGCGTGGTCGGATTCGAGCCACTCCTGTTCTGGTGGCCACACGACCGCGGTGCCTTATGGGACGAGTTCCAGCGCATACAAAACGCTGCTGGGATTGCCCTCGTGTGTCCCGACGCTGCACGGCACCAATGCACTGCCTCGTGTAGTTTCTACGGCTTCCACGCCTTGAGGCGAGGCTACGCAACCATGAATGTGGAGCGGATGTCAGCTCCTGAACTCCAAAGAAAGATGCGGCACAAGTCGTTCTCCACGACGCTCCGCTACATCGGCTTGGCGGACAAGATGAAGAAAGCGACCGACCGAGTGTACGTGCCGGACTTTTTGAAGACGGGGGCCAGTTGA
- a CDS encoding choice-of-anchor tandem repeat NxxGxxAF-containing protein has translation MQAPGASPGTTFDALNVAGPSISPTGQVVFTSQLSGGASPFGVWTGDSPGNLTPVALVGQQAPGTASGVVFTTGDISPPRNVNSQIAAVGLLGGPGVNGNNDEGIWVGQPSISSLLVREGSPAPLPGGLQYGSLVATFSENLPSQSDSGRITFQTGLQDSGGNPIAGAADFSAQGTTITPLAFTGGAAPGLPAGSTITSLGSPGISPGNIVFFPATYNNPSGPIVNGSIIYGENFNIQPVSPSIVAQSGGIAPNMGAGVTFQNVSYVSTADGTNVHVNSIGHTVFFGTVTGPGITPGVNDQGVWEAGIGTSFLVARTGVAAPDVPGATFSSFADVGISIERDAVLAQIAGPGVTGDNNMGIWTGLAGSLHLSVRDGDVVSDGLNPPLVVSNLSHFAMAGVDDLVFESGTGAATVILGEDSLNHIVVIARPGDVLEVAPGDFRTIASVELYHGGETGGGPTPIDNQNQVGFSATFTDGSSGIFISNALTAPEPSTLILAAFGGLALVACRHWHARRA, from the coding sequence ATGCAAGCTCCAGGCGCAAGCCCGGGCACGACCTTCGACGCGCTGAATGTCGCTGGTCCTTCAATCAGTCCGACGGGACAAGTCGTCTTCACATCGCAGCTTTCCGGAGGTGCGTCACCATTCGGAGTCTGGACTGGCGACTCACCTGGCAATCTCACGCCGGTCGCACTTGTTGGGCAACAAGCGCCAGGAACCGCGTCGGGAGTGGTGTTTACCACAGGCGATATTTCTCCGCCACGAAACGTCAACAGTCAAATCGCCGCGGTCGGTCTGCTGGGAGGACCCGGCGTTAACGGAAACAATGATGAAGGCATCTGGGTTGGCCAACCCTCTATAAGCTCTCTGCTCGTTCGCGAGGGATCTCCCGCGCCGTTGCCAGGAGGACTCCAGTACGGTTCCTTGGTGGCAACGTTTTCAGAGAACCTGCCGTCACAAAGTGATTCAGGACGAATCACGTTTCAAACTGGCCTACAAGACAGCGGGGGCAACCCGATTGCCGGGGCGGCCGATTTCAGTGCGCAAGGAACAACGATCACACCGCTAGCCTTTACTGGCGGTGCTGCGCCTGGGCTGCCTGCTGGTTCGACGATTACCTCGCTCGGGTCGCCAGGAATTAGTCCAGGAAACATCGTCTTCTTCCCGGCGACGTACAACAATCCGAGCGGGCCTATCGTAAATGGGTCGATCATTTATGGGGAGAATTTCAACATTCAACCTGTTTCGCCCAGTATCGTGGCTCAAAGTGGCGGCATCGCTCCAAACATGGGTGCCGGGGTTACCTTCCAGAATGTGTCATATGTCTCCACTGCAGATGGTACGAATGTTCACGTTAACTCAATTGGGCACACAGTATTCTTTGGAACAGTTACGGGTCCTGGAATCACGCCTGGAGTGAACGATCAAGGAGTCTGGGAGGCCGGAATAGGCACCTCGTTCCTCGTGGCGCGGACCGGAGTTGCGGCGCCGGATGTGCCGGGTGCGACGTTTAGTTCATTTGCCGACGTCGGTATTAGCATCGAACGAGACGCCGTGCTGGCGCAAATCGCCGGCCCCGGTGTCACCGGCGACAACAATATGGGGATTTGGACAGGATTGGCCGGCAGTCTCCACCTAAGCGTGCGTGACGGCGACGTCGTTTCCGACGGGTTGAACCCGCCATTGGTCGTCAGTAACCTCAGTCACTTTGCAATGGCAGGCGTGGATGATCTTGTATTCGAATCAGGCACGGGCGCGGCGACGGTTATACTTGGCGAGGATTCGCTAAATCATATTGTCGTTATTGCGCGCCCCGGAGATGTGCTTGAAGTTGCACCCGGCGACTTCCGCACGATCGCCTCGGTGGAGCTATACCATGGAGGCGAAACCGGCGGTGGACCAACCCCGATTGACAATCAGAATCAGGTTGGATTCTCGGCGACATTCACCGACGGCAGTTCTGGGATCTTCATTTCCAACGCCCTAACCGCGCCCGAGCCCTCGACTCTAATCCTCGCCGCGTTCGGCGGACTAGCGTTGGTCGCATGTCGACACTGGCACGCACGCAGGGCATGA